From the Microbacterium sp. W4I4 genome, one window contains:
- a CDS encoding ABC transporter substrate-binding protein has product MPSLPVRLLPLAALAAASALILSACAGPASDGAADPAANTDAELTWAIEGANLANGHMDPQTSQLDVSAMVQRQVLDSLVFQEADGSFSPWLAKSWKVSDDGRAYTFELREDVTFTDGTLFDAAAVKANFDRIVDPKTESAQAASMLGGELYAGTKVIDDHTVEVDFTQPYAPFLQAASTAQLGFWSPKVLESSADQLKAGGPDVSIGTGPFALSEYTADQELVFTRNDDYAWGPDGAKAPKIKTLRVEILPEASVRAGVLSSGEAQIASNLPPNAVSGLGDDITVASKEYPGLPYSLFLNEKYGVFADQKVRQAFELSIDVDAAVKQIFFGQFPRAWSILGPTTPGYDKALEGTWAFDADKANALLDEAGWTERGKDGIRVKDGKRLSARWIAWTPISDDRTALANAIQSDLKKVGFEIVREKLEPAAYNEQYGPKTYDLTDWDFSGVDADLLRSHLGTDGFQNASQVSDPAVDKLLAEGLATSDTAERAAIYTKIQQWNSEHVAIVPLYVASQITASAKDVTGLTYDLYGRPLFYDVSLSD; this is encoded by the coding sequence ATGCCTTCTCTTCCCGTGCGTCTTCTCCCTCTCGCTGCGCTCGCCGCGGCATCCGCTCTGATTCTCAGCGCCTGTGCCGGTCCCGCATCCGACGGCGCGGCCGACCCTGCCGCGAACACCGATGCTGAGCTCACCTGGGCGATCGAGGGCGCCAACCTCGCCAACGGGCACATGGACCCGCAGACCAGCCAGCTGGACGTGTCGGCGATGGTGCAGCGGCAGGTGCTGGACTCCCTGGTGTTCCAGGAGGCCGACGGCTCTTTCTCGCCGTGGCTGGCCAAGAGCTGGAAGGTCTCCGATGACGGCAGGGCCTACACGTTCGAGCTGCGCGAAGACGTGACCTTCACCGACGGCACCCTGTTCGATGCCGCTGCGGTCAAGGCGAACTTCGACCGCATCGTGGATCCGAAGACCGAGTCCGCGCAGGCGGCCAGCATGCTCGGCGGCGAGCTGTACGCCGGGACGAAGGTCATCGACGACCACACCGTCGAGGTCGACTTCACCCAGCCGTACGCTCCCTTCCTGCAGGCGGCGAGCACCGCCCAGCTGGGCTTCTGGTCGCCGAAGGTGCTGGAGTCCTCGGCCGATCAGCTCAAGGCGGGCGGCCCGGACGTGTCGATCGGCACCGGTCCGTTCGCGCTCAGCGAGTACACCGCCGATCAGGAGCTCGTCTTCACCCGCAACGACGACTACGCATGGGGTCCTGACGGCGCGAAGGCTCCGAAGATCAAGACGCTGCGCGTGGAGATCCTGCCCGAGGCCTCCGTGCGCGCCGGTGTGCTGAGCTCCGGCGAGGCGCAGATCGCGAGCAATCTGCCGCCTAACGCCGTCTCCGGTCTCGGCGATGACATCACGGTCGCCTCGAAGGAGTACCCGGGCCTGCCGTACTCGCTGTTCCTCAACGAGAAGTACGGCGTCTTCGCCGACCAGAAGGTGCGCCAGGCGTTCGAGCTGTCCATCGATGTCGACGCCGCGGTCAAGCAGATCTTCTTCGGCCAGTTCCCGCGCGCGTGGAGCATCCTCGGCCCCACCACTCCCGGCTACGACAAGGCGCTCGAGGGCACGTGGGCGTTCGACGCCGACAAGGCGAACGCCCTGCTGGACGAGGCGGGCTGGACCGAGCGCGGCAAGGACGGCATCCGCGTCAAGGACGGCAAGCGCCTCTCCGCGCGCTGGATCGCCTGGACCCCGATCTCCGACGACCGCACGGCACTGGCCAACGCGATCCAGTCCGACCTGAAGAAGGTCGGCTTCGAGATCGTCCGCGAGAAGCTCGAGCCCGCCGCGTACAACGAGCAGTACGGGCCCAAGACCTACGACCTCACCGACTGGGACTTCTCCGGCGTGGATGCCGACCTGCTGCGCAGCCACCTGGGCACCGACGGCTTCCAGAACGCCTCGCAGGTCAGCGACCCGGCTGTGGACAAGCTGCTGGCCGAGGGCCTGGCGACCAGCGACACGGCCGAGCGCGCCGCGATCTACACGAAGATCCAGCAGTGGAACTCCGAGCACGTGGCCATCGTCCCGCTGTACGTCGCCTCGCAGATCACCGCCTCCGCGAAGGACGTCACGGGCCTGACCTACGACCTGTACGGCCGTCCGCTGTTCTACGACGTGAGTCTCTCCGACTGA
- a CDS encoding ABC transporter permease gives MARLLSRVAGIAASAVFVLWGAATLAFLAFRVIPGDAVSVMLGPQAQVSEQVKDGIRADLGLDRPPLEQYFGYLGGLLHGDLGRSYQLRLPVTEVIGRQLGPTLQLTAVALLIALVLALAVALFARRGVARALVVTVELIVLSSPVFWIGLLLLAVFAFGLGWFPVAGSRSPATIVLPAVTLALPVAALIGQVLRDGIDQAERQPFAETVRARGAGSARVVLRHSLRHGAANTLTLTAYLVGSLLGGAVLVETVFARPGLGRVTLAAIINRDLPVVAGIIMLSALVFVVVNVAVELLHPLLDPRLRGRTASFGGGMPAMGERR, from the coding sequence GTGGCACGTCTTCTGAGCAGGGTCGCGGGGATCGCAGCATCCGCCGTCTTCGTGCTGTGGGGTGCCGCGACGCTGGCGTTCCTCGCGTTCCGGGTGATCCCCGGTGACGCCGTGTCGGTGATGCTGGGCCCGCAGGCCCAGGTCAGCGAGCAGGTCAAGGACGGCATCCGCGCGGACCTGGGGTTGGATCGTCCGCCTCTGGAGCAGTACTTCGGCTACCTCGGGGGGCTGCTGCACGGCGATCTCGGCCGCTCGTACCAGCTGCGGCTGCCGGTGACCGAGGTGATCGGACGCCAGCTCGGACCGACCCTGCAGCTGACCGCCGTGGCACTGCTGATCGCCCTCGTCCTGGCGCTCGCCGTGGCGCTGTTCGCGCGTCGCGGTGTCGCGCGGGCGCTGGTGGTCACCGTCGAGCTGATCGTGCTCTCCTCGCCGGTGTTCTGGATCGGACTCCTGCTGCTGGCGGTCTTCGCCTTCGGGTTGGGCTGGTTCCCCGTCGCGGGCTCCCGCAGTCCCGCCACGATCGTGCTGCCCGCGGTGACCCTGGCGCTGCCGGTCGCCGCGCTGATCGGGCAGGTGCTGCGCGACGGCATCGACCAGGCCGAGCGGCAGCCCTTCGCGGAGACCGTGCGAGCCCGCGGTGCCGGTTCTGCACGGGTGGTGCTGCGGCACTCGCTGCGGCACGGAGCGGCGAACACCCTCACGCTCACCGCGTACCTGGTGGGATCCCTGCTGGGCGGTGCGGTGCTCGTCGAGACCGTTTTCGCACGACCAGGGCTCGGCCGGGTCACGTTGGCCGCGATCATCAACCGGGACCTGCCCGTGGTCGCCGGGATCATCATGCTCAGCGCGCTGGTGTTCGTGGTGGTCAATGTGGCGGTCGAGCTGCTGCACCCGCTGCTGGACCCGCGACTGCGCGGGCGGACCGCGTCGTTCGGCGGGGGCATGCCGGCGATGGGGGAGCGACGATGA
- a CDS encoding ABC transporter permease, with the protein MRARTAGMWVAAAFLALVALAAFAPGLLASQDPLQTDVRAALQPPSAAHLFGTDQSGRDVFSRVVHGAARSAGIGLLATVLALVIGLIVGALSGIAPRPIDTATMRVTDILLAFPEFLVALIVVAVLGPGGVNVAIAVTVAAVPVYIRLARMQTRTLRIAEHVEAARILGVGRLRAFTRHVVPGVFGALSVLATIGIGSAILAAAGLSFLGLGPAEPDPEWGLMLAGGRNVLGQAWWISVFPGLAITMTVISATVIGRTLRARADGSAS; encoded by the coding sequence ATGAGGGCGCGCACCGCGGGGATGTGGGTGGCCGCAGCGTTCCTCGCCCTGGTGGCGCTCGCCGCCTTCGCGCCGGGCCTGCTGGCGTCGCAGGACCCGTTGCAGACCGATGTGCGCGCCGCCCTGCAGCCGCCGAGCGCCGCGCACCTGTTCGGCACCGACCAGTCCGGCCGGGATGTGTTCTCGCGCGTGGTGCACGGCGCCGCTCGGTCAGCGGGGATCGGGCTGCTGGCCACCGTGCTGGCCCTCGTGATCGGGCTGATCGTCGGCGCACTGTCCGGCATCGCCCCGCGACCGATCGACACGGCGACGATGCGGGTGACCGACATCCTGCTCGCGTTCCCGGAGTTCCTCGTCGCGCTGATCGTCGTGGCGGTGCTCGGCCCGGGCGGGGTGAACGTCGCGATCGCCGTGACCGTGGCCGCCGTGCCGGTGTACATCCGGCTGGCGCGTATGCAGACCCGCACGCTGCGGATCGCCGAGCACGTCGAGGCGGCGCGCATACTCGGGGTGGGGCGCCTGCGCGCGTTCACGCGGCACGTGGTGCCTGGTGTGTTCGGGGCGCTCAGTGTGCTGGCGACGATCGGGATCGGTTCGGCGATCCTGGCCGCGGCGGGACTGAGCTTCCTGGGCCTGGGACCCGCGGAGCCCGACCCGGAGTGGGGGCTGATGCTCGCGGGTGGACGCAACGTCCTGGGGCAGGCCTGGTGGATCTCGGTGTTCCCAGGGCTGGCGATCACGATGACCGTGATCAGCGCCACCGTCATCGGCCGCACTTTGCGCGCTCGCGCCGACGGGAGTGCGTCATGA
- a CDS encoding ABC transporter ATP-binding protein — MTAVDVQELRVEIAGRAVVDGVSFTVAPGECVAIVGESGAGKSLTARALLGLLPERAVVSASRLEIDGADAARLSELGWRRLRGRSIALVSQDALAALDPLRRIGREVAEPMEIHGLHPGGRDDRVQELLTSVSMPDPVRTVQSRPHELSGGMRQRALIASALAGEPAVLVADEATTALDATVQARILDLLRSIADAGTAVVFISHDFAAVRRVADRVLVMRDGVIVEQGAVDEVMRAPRSEYTRALVAASTADLRAPREGGAVPLLQARGLSVAFDRPAVVGASFTLSSGRTLGVVGESGSGKTTLARMLVGVQHPDAGELTWSSPQRVQLVHQNPLGAFDPRWTIARSLTEALQAAGVPREERPSRVIGLLAEVGLAPELAGRRARELSGGQRQRAAIARALAADPTVLVLDEPVSALDPTVRGQVLALLDRLQQERELTMVFVSHDLAVIAAVCDDVLVMQDGVIVEQGPVADVFAAPRHPFTRELLAAAGADQ, encoded by the coding sequence ATGACCGCCGTCGACGTGCAGGAGCTGCGGGTCGAGATCGCCGGGCGCGCGGTCGTGGACGGCGTCAGCTTCACGGTCGCGCCGGGGGAGTGCGTGGCGATCGTCGGGGAATCCGGCGCGGGCAAGTCGCTCACCGCCCGTGCGCTGCTGGGGCTGCTCCCCGAGAGGGCGGTCGTGTCGGCATCCCGCCTGGAGATCGACGGAGCGGATGCCGCACGGCTGAGCGAGCTCGGCTGGCGCAGACTGCGGGGTCGATCGATCGCCCTGGTGTCCCAAGACGCCCTGGCCGCGCTGGATCCGCTGCGCCGGATCGGACGGGAAGTCGCCGAGCCCATGGAGATCCACGGGCTGCATCCCGGCGGCCGCGACGACCGGGTGCAGGAGCTGCTGACCTCGGTATCGATGCCCGACCCGGTGCGGACCGTGCAGAGTCGACCTCACGAGTTGTCGGGCGGAATGCGCCAGCGCGCACTGATCGCCTCGGCGCTCGCCGGGGAGCCGGCCGTGCTCGTGGCGGATGAGGCGACCACGGCACTGGATGCCACGGTGCAGGCGCGCATCCTCGACCTGCTGCGCTCGATCGCCGACGCGGGCACCGCCGTGGTGTTCATCAGTCATGACTTCGCCGCGGTGCGCCGGGTCGCCGACCGCGTGCTGGTGATGCGCGACGGGGTGATCGTGGAGCAGGGCGCCGTCGATGAGGTCATGCGCGCACCACGCAGCGAATACACCCGGGCGCTGGTCGCCGCCAGCACGGCCGACCTGCGTGCGCCGCGGGAGGGTGGGGCCGTTCCGCTGCTGCAGGCTCGCGGCCTGTCGGTGGCGTTCGATCGCCCCGCCGTCGTCGGAGCGAGCTTCACGCTCTCCTCCGGACGGACGCTGGGAGTCGTGGGGGAATCCGGCTCGGGCAAGACGACGCTGGCTCGGATGCTGGTGGGGGTGCAGCATCCGGATGCAGGGGAGCTGACATGGTCATCACCGCAGCGGGTGCAGCTCGTGCACCAGAACCCGCTCGGAGCCTTCGACCCGCGCTGGACGATCGCCCGCTCTCTGACCGAGGCGCTGCAGGCCGCCGGGGTGCCGCGCGAGGAACGCCCCTCTCGGGTCATCGGGCTGCTCGCCGAGGTCGGGCTGGCACCGGAGCTGGCGGGTCGGCGCGCACGTGAGCTGTCCGGAGGTCAGCGGCAGCGCGCCGCGATCGCCCGCGCGCTCGCCGCGGACCCGACCGTCCTCGTGCTCGACGAGCCGGTCTCCGCTCTCGACCCGACCGTGCGCGGCCAGGTGCTCGCGCTGCTGGATCGGCTGCAACAGGAGCGGGAGCTGACCATGGTGTTCGTCTCGCACGACCTGGCGGTGATCGCCGCGGTGTGCGACGACGTGCTGGTGATGCAGGACGGGGTGATCGTCGAGCAGGGCCCGGTGGCGGACGTGTTCGCCGCTCCCCGGCATCCGTTCACCCGGGAGCTGCTTGCGGCAGCGGGTGCGGATCAGTAG
- a CDS encoding Txe/YoeB family addiction module toxin, translated as MKITFSPEAWDDYLWWQAQDRKLLKRINQLIMDIVRNGNEGIGKPEPLKHGFSGYWSRRINAEHRLVYRLVDDEVRIAACRYHY; from the coding sequence ATGAAGATCACCTTCAGCCCCGAAGCCTGGGACGACTATCTGTGGTGGCAGGCTCAGGATCGCAAACTGCTCAAGCGCATCAACCAGCTGATCATGGACATCGTCCGCAACGGCAACGAGGGGATCGGAAAGCCCGAGCCACTCAAACACGGCTTCTCGGGCTACTGGTCTCGACGGATCAATGCCGAGCACCGACTCGTCTACCGGCTCGTCGACGACGAGGTGCGCATCGCGGCCTGCCGCTATCACTACTGA
- a CDS encoding type II toxin-antitoxin system Phd/YefM family antitoxin — MRTMSYSDSRARYAEVLDSVVDDREEIVITRAGREPAVIVSLDDYESLKETAYLLRSPANARRLLTSIDALESGGGSVRDLLG; from the coding sequence ATGAGAACCATGAGCTACAGCGACTCCCGAGCCCGGTATGCCGAGGTTCTGGACAGTGTCGTCGACGACCGCGAGGAGATCGTCATCACGCGCGCGGGTCGCGAACCGGCCGTAATCGTCTCTCTCGATGACTACGAATCACTCAAGGAGACGGCGTATCTTCTGCGCAGCCCGGCGAATGCCCGCCGACTTCTCACATCCATCGATGCGCTCGAATCCGGCGGAGGCTCCGTACGCGATCTCCTGGGATGA
- a CDS encoding pentapeptide repeat-containing protein: protein MARRSDDLRPPLVSAPDLPERLDAAQPRRSTDLIASRIELDGNADLAHSTLEQCVLTGTADTLDLRGATLMDVELRELRIADLPARSANLRRVRISGGRIGTLDLSDARIGELELHGVRIDYLTLAAAKAVDVRIGSCQITALDLPGATLTRLAFTDSRSDEVDTRGLRAEHVDLRGLDALSFLDVASLRGTTLTFRQAELLAPAFAAAAGIALRD, encoded by the coding sequence ATGGCTCGACGCAGTGATGACCTCCGCCCGCCCCTGGTATCCGCACCCGATCTGCCCGAGCGTCTGGATGCCGCGCAGCCGCGGCGCAGCACGGATCTCATCGCCTCCCGCATCGAGCTCGACGGCAATGCGGATCTCGCCCACTCCACGCTCGAGCAGTGCGTGCTCACCGGGACCGCTGACACGCTGGACCTGCGCGGCGCGACCCTGATGGATGTCGAGCTGCGGGAGCTGCGCATCGCAGATCTGCCTGCACGGTCGGCGAATCTTCGCCGGGTGCGCATCTCCGGCGGCCGGATCGGCACCCTCGATCTCAGCGATGCCCGCATCGGCGAGCTGGAGTTGCACGGCGTGCGGATCGATTACCTCACCCTCGCAGCGGCGAAGGCCGTCGACGTGCGCATCGGCTCCTGCCAGATCACCGCTCTCGACCTGCCCGGCGCGACCCTCACCCGCCTCGCTTTCACCGACAGCCGTTCCGATGAGGTCGACACCCGGGGCCTGCGCGCCGAGCACGTCGACCTGCGCGGACTCGACGCGCTGTCCTTCCTCGACGTTGCCTCGCTGAGGGGAACGACGCTCACCTTCCGTCAGGCCGAGTTGCTCGCGCCGGCATTCGCGGCGGCGGCCGGCATCGCCCTGCGCGACTGA
- the ileS gene encoding isoleucine--tRNA ligase has protein sequence MTYPRPSVTGTESSFGPAADSVVPSPRFPEIETEVLDFWKNDDTFRASIAQREGADEWVFYDGPPFANGLPHYGHLLTGYAKDVFPRFQTMLGKKVDRVFGWDTHGLPAELEAMKQLGITEKSEIEAMGIDVFNAKARESVLAYTHEWQDYVTRQARWVDFERGYKTLDLGYMESVLWAFKTLYDKNLAYEGYRVLPYCWRDETPLSAHELRMDDDVYQDRQDPSVTVTFPLTGAKAESLGLTAVRALAWTTTPWTLPTNLALVVGPDIEYVVLPAGPNGAADIVAGDDPAESDAHRYLLARDLLAGYAKDLGYESAEDALAAVDATHRGSELQDVTYDRLFDYYADTETWGTEKAWRILVDDYVTTTDGTGIVHQAPAYGEDDQRVSNAAGIPTIISLDDGGRFLSNVTDVAGQLWMDANTPLIRLLRGAGRMLREQSYVHSYPHCWRCRNPLIYKAVSSWFIRVTDIKDDMLANNEQITWVPENVKHGQFGKWLEGARDWSISRNRYWGSPIPIWKSDDPEYPRVDAYGSLADMERDFGTLPRNPEGEVDLHRPYIDELTRPNPDDPTGKSTMRRIEDVFDVWFDSGSMPYAQVHYPFENQEWFDSHAPADFIVEYIGQTRGWFYVMHVLSTALFDRPAFTGVSCHGIVLGSDGYKMSKSLRNYPDVSEVLDRDGSDAMRWFLMSSSVLRGGNLAVTEEGIRAGVREFLLPLWNSWYFFATYANASDGYEATWRTDSTDVLDRYILARLGDLVREVRVDLEGLDSTTASARLRDFAEVLTNWYIRRSRDRFWAGVTEDPKSREAFDTLYTVLETVARVAAPLVPLISERIWQGLTGGRSVHLTDWPDAEQFPAADDLLDEMGWVREVVNLGQALRKSKKLRVRLPLPKLTIYRTHGPDINAYYDIIRDELNVKLVEESGSGRDGIDYDLRQTLSVNARAAGPRIGKQVQDAIRGSKTGDWRVHGTGVIAGNVELVEGEFTIELEAAKPDDAVAFLSGDGFIVLDTVTTAELEAEGLARDAIRVVQEARKNAGLDVSDRIVLALNASPENAAALQQHAELIAGETLSIGFAVQPTEGIEDLLADVTSPGDGVFRSGAKALGANKDAVIITIDTTAQEGTA, from the coding sequence ATGACCTACCCCCGCCCCTCCGTCACTGGGACCGAGTCCTCCTTCGGCCCGGCCGCCGATTCCGTCGTCCCCAGCCCGCGATTCCCCGAGATCGAGACCGAGGTCCTCGACTTCTGGAAGAACGACGACACCTTCCGGGCATCCATCGCGCAGCGCGAGGGCGCCGACGAGTGGGTCTTCTACGACGGCCCTCCGTTCGCGAACGGTCTGCCGCACTACGGGCACCTGCTCACCGGGTACGCCAAGGATGTGTTCCCGCGCTTCCAGACCATGCTCGGCAAGAAGGTCGACCGCGTGTTCGGGTGGGACACGCACGGTCTGCCCGCTGAGCTCGAGGCCATGAAGCAGCTCGGCATCACCGAGAAGAGCGAGATCGAGGCCATGGGCATCGACGTCTTCAACGCGAAGGCGCGCGAGTCGGTGCTGGCCTACACGCACGAGTGGCAGGACTACGTCACCCGTCAGGCGCGCTGGGTGGACTTCGAGCGCGGCTACAAGACGCTGGACCTCGGCTACATGGAGAGCGTGCTGTGGGCGTTCAAGACGCTCTACGACAAGAACCTCGCCTACGAGGGCTACCGGGTGCTGCCGTACTGCTGGCGCGACGAGACCCCGCTGTCGGCGCACGAGCTGCGCATGGACGACGACGTGTACCAGGACCGTCAGGACCCGTCCGTCACGGTCACCTTCCCGCTCACCGGCGCGAAGGCCGAATCCCTCGGACTCACCGCTGTGCGCGCCCTCGCCTGGACGACCACACCGTGGACGCTGCCGACCAACCTCGCCCTCGTCGTCGGACCCGACATCGAGTACGTCGTGCTTCCGGCCGGCCCGAACGGCGCCGCCGACATCGTGGCGGGCGACGACCCCGCCGAGAGCGACGCGCACCGCTACCTGCTGGCCCGCGACCTGCTCGCCGGCTACGCCAAGGACCTCGGCTACGAGTCCGCCGAGGACGCGCTCGCCGCCGTCGACGCGACCCACCGCGGCTCCGAGCTGCAGGACGTCACCTACGACCGACTGTTCGACTACTACGCCGACACCGAGACCTGGGGCACCGAGAAGGCCTGGCGCATCCTCGTCGACGACTACGTCACCACCACCGACGGCACGGGCATCGTGCACCAGGCGCCCGCCTACGGTGAGGATGACCAGCGCGTGAGCAATGCCGCCGGCATCCCGACGATCATCTCGCTCGATGACGGTGGACGGTTCCTCTCGAACGTCACGGACGTCGCCGGTCAGCTCTGGATGGATGCCAACACGCCGCTGATCCGCCTGTTGCGGGGAGCTGGACGGATGCTGCGCGAACAGAGCTACGTGCACTCCTACCCGCACTGCTGGCGGTGCCGGAACCCCCTGATCTACAAGGCCGTCTCGAGCTGGTTCATCCGCGTGACGGACATCAAGGACGACATGCTCGCGAACAACGAGCAGATCACCTGGGTGCCCGAGAACGTCAAGCACGGCCAGTTCGGCAAATGGCTCGAGGGCGCCCGCGACTGGTCGATCAGCCGCAACCGCTACTGGGGCTCGCCGATCCCGATCTGGAAGAGCGACGACCCCGAGTACCCGCGCGTGGACGCCTACGGCTCGCTCGCCGACATGGAGCGCGACTTCGGCACGCTGCCGCGCAATCCCGAGGGCGAGGTCGACCTGCACCGGCCGTACATCGACGAGCTGACCAGGCCGAACCCCGACGACCCCACCGGCAAGAGCACCATGCGCCGCATCGAGGACGTCTTCGACGTGTGGTTCGACTCGGGCTCCATGCCCTACGCGCAGGTGCACTACCCGTTCGAGAACCAGGAGTGGTTCGACTCGCACGCGCCCGCCGACTTCATCGTCGAGTACATCGGGCAGACCCGCGGCTGGTTCTACGTCATGCACGTGCTGTCCACAGCCTTGTTCGACCGTCCCGCGTTCACCGGGGTGAGCTGCCACGGAATCGTGCTCGGCAGCGACGGCTACAAGATGTCGAAGTCGCTGCGCAACTATCCGGACGTCAGCGAGGTGCTCGACCGCGACGGCTCGGATGCCATGCGCTGGTTCCTGATGTCCAGCTCCGTGCTGCGCGGCGGCAACCTCGCCGTGACGGAGGAGGGCATCCGCGCGGGTGTGCGCGAATTCCTGCTGCCGCTGTGGAACTCCTGGTACTTCTTCGCGACGTACGCCAACGCCTCCGACGGCTACGAGGCGACCTGGCGCACGGATTCCACCGATGTGCTGGACCGCTACATCCTCGCCCGTCTCGGCGACCTCGTCCGCGAGGTGCGGGTCGATCTGGAGGGGCTGGATTCCACCACGGCATCCGCTCGCCTGCGCGACTTCGCCGAGGTGCTCACCAACTGGTACATCCGCCGTTCGCGCGACCGGTTCTGGGCGGGCGTCACCGAGGATCCGAAGAGCCGTGAGGCCTTCGACACGCTGTACACGGTGCTGGAGACCGTCGCCCGCGTGGCGGCACCCCTCGTGCCGCTGATCAGCGAGCGCATCTGGCAGGGCCTGACCGGCGGACGCAGCGTGCACCTGACCGACTGGCCGGATGCCGAGCAGTTCCCGGCCGCGGATGACCTTCTCGACGAGATGGGATGGGTCCGCGAGGTAGTGAACCTAGGACAGGCGCTCCGGAAGAGCAAGAAGCTTCGGGTGCGACTCCCGTTGCCGAAGCTGACGATCTACCGGACTCATGGTCCGGACATCAATGCCTATTACGACATCATCCGTGACGAACTCAACGTCAAGCTTGTCGAGGAGTCTGGTTCTGGTCGAGACGGCATCGATTACGACCTACGGCAGACCCTGAGCGTCAATGCACGAGCGGCTGGCCCGCGAATTGGCAAGCAGGTGCAGGATGCCATTCGGGGATCGAAAACCGGGGACTGGAGAGTTCACGGGACTGGTGTCATCGCGGGGAATGTCGAACTCGTGGAGGGAGAGTTCACTATCGAGCTGGAAGCGGCGAAGCCCGATGATGCCGTTGCATTCCTCAGCGGCGACGGCTTCATCGTGCTCGACACCGTCACCACTGCGGAGCTGGAGGCCGAGGGCCTGGCCCGTGATGCCATCCGCGTCGTGCAGGAGGCGCGCAAGAACGCGGGCCTGGATGTCAGCGACCGCATCGTGCTGGCGCTGAACGCCTCGCCGGAGAATGCCGCGGCTCTGCAGCAGCACGCCGAGCTGATCGCGGGGGAGACCCTCTCGATCGGGTTCGCCGTGCAGCCGACCGAGGGGATCGAGGACCTTCTGGCGGACGTCACGAGTCCGGGAGACGGCGTGTTCCGCAGCGGCGCGAAGGCGCTGGGCGCGAACAAGGACGCCGTCATCATCACGATCGACACGACCGCACAGGAGGGAACCGCGTGA
- a CDS encoding DUF4233 domain-containing protein, translated as MSTPRARAPRTLTQKLGSIVLGFESIVVFLAGLTVFGLKALPEGIPPWWGIVGGSVLAIAMIALAGAIARPGAIVVGWVLQALVLAAAFLVPAIALVALIFGGMWAYATIVGARVDRRSPTDTPIEPHTESE; from the coding sequence ATGAGCACTCCGCGTGCACGTGCACCGCGCACACTCACCCAGAAGCTCGGATCCATCGTGCTCGGATTCGAATCGATCGTCGTCTTCCTCGCGGGTCTCACGGTCTTCGGGCTGAAGGCGCTGCCCGAGGGCATCCCGCCCTGGTGGGGGATCGTCGGCGGCTCGGTGCTCGCCATCGCGATGATCGCCCTGGCGGGCGCCATTGCGCGTCCCGGAGCGATCGTGGTGGGTTGGGTGCTGCAGGCGCTCGTGCTCGCAGCGGCGTTCCTCGTTCCCGCCATCGCCCTGGTCGCCCTGATTTTCGGAGGCATGTGGGCGTATGCGACCATCGTGGGGGCCCGGGTGGACCGGAGATCTCCCACCGACACCCCCATCGAGCCACACACAGAGAGCGAATGA
- the ndk gene encoding nucleoside-diphosphate kinase, with protein sequence MATEETLVLVKPDGVARGLTGDILARIEAKGYALVDIRLVEPDRDRLAAHYAEHEGKPFYEPLLEFMMSGPSVAIRLAGNRVIEGFRSLAGTTDPTTAAPGTIRGDLGRDWGLKVQQNLVHGSDSPESAARELGIWFV encoded by the coding sequence ATGGCCACTGAAGAAACACTCGTCCTCGTCAAGCCGGACGGCGTCGCACGCGGTCTGACCGGCGACATCCTCGCCCGCATCGAGGCGAAGGGGTACGCGCTCGTCGACATCCGTCTGGTCGAGCCCGACCGCGACCGTCTCGCGGCGCACTACGCCGAGCACGAGGGAAAGCCCTTCTACGAGCCGCTGCTCGAGTTCATGATGTCCGGCCCGTCCGTGGCCATCCGTCTGGCGGGCAACCGCGTCATCGAGGGCTTCCGCTCCCTCGCCGGCACCACCGACCCGACCACGGCTGCTCCCGGTACGATCCGGGGCGACCTCGGCCGGGACTGGGGCCTGAAGGTGCAGCAGAACCTCGTGCACGGCTCGGACAGCCCTGAGTCGGCTGCGCGCGAGCTGGGCATCTGGTTCGTCTGA